Sequence from the Clostridia bacterium genome:
CCGGCAAGCAGCCATCAGTTCGGCAAGCAGCCGCAACCGCTCCCGGCCCAGGTGGCCCAGTTGTTTGCGATGCGCCTCCTGCACCGGCCTGTCCAGGCGCGCCAGCACGTTCAAACCCTCCGGGGCGATCCGCGTCATCACCATGCGCCGGTCCCTGCTTTCCCGGGATCGCGAGATCAATCCCCGCTTCTCCAACCGGTCCAGCAGCCTGGTGATGTCCGGGTCGCGCGTAATCATACGGCCGGCGATCTCCCCGCACGTCAGCCCCTCGGGCGCGCCCCGCAGGATTCGCAGCACATTGTACTGTGTCGACGAGAGATCTTCGCTCTTCAGCACTTGCGCAGGGCCGCGCGAAAGCATGTCCGTAGTGCGCACCAGGTCCAGAAAAGCCGCCTCTTCGAGCGAGCTGCTGCGCCTCGATTTGCTTTCGGGTTGGCCCGTTTCTTTCATTTGTTTCAGTTTATTCGTTGTAACGACTATTGTCAAGCCGTCTATTCGCGCCTCACAGACTCGCGATGTCCCGCAGCAGCCGCGCGCGCCTCGCAGACCGAGAAGCGGTAAACGCGCACGGCAGCCACCGCTTGGCCCCCAACGCCGACAGGTAGCGCACCGGAAGCTCTTTGACAGTTCTCGAGCTTCAGGATCTGTTATGAAAGAGACGGCTGGGCCACGCGCTCAGCCAGGCAGCCCCGGGCAAACGTACGTCGGAGGCATCTGTACGCAAATACCGTAGCTGCTGGGTAATTGACGGATACCACGGCCGGGGCTATCCTACCACCAGGAAGGAGCAGTCTGTGCCGGATTCGGATGCTGTGAAACCAGGAGATGTAACTCAACGTGTCGGCGTTGAAGTAATCCGATCACGCGGAGTGGATGTCGATAAGCTGATTAAAATGCTGGTGGCCAACGCTGCCGCGGAGTTCGCGAGCACGTATTATTACTACACGATCCTTCGCATGAACTTGGCAGGCCATGAGGACTACAAGGAAATCTGCGAAGATGCCCGCCTCGAAGATCGCGCTCACTGGGAACTCATCGTGCCTCGTATTTACGAGCTTGGTGGTAGTCTGCCGAACGACTTGAAGGCTTTTCACGACCAGGCCGGCTGCGTTGCTGCCAGGTTGCCTGATCCGCCCACGGTTGTAAACATTCTCACGTTGCTGCTCGAATCCGAGCGCTGCGCCATTC
This genomic interval carries:
- a CDS encoding MarR family transcriptional regulator, whose translation is MKETGQPESKSRRSSSLEEAAFLDLVRTTDMLSRGPAQVLKSEDLSSTQYNVLRILRGAPEGLTCGEIAGRMITRDPDITRLLDRLEKRGLISRSRESRDRRMVMTRIAPEGLNVLARLDRPVQEAHRKQLGHLGRERLRLLAELMAACRNRPA
- the dps gene encoding DNA protection during starvation protein; the encoded protein is MPDSDAVKPGDVTQRVGVEVIRSRGVDVDKLIKMLVANAAAEFASTYYYYTILRMNLAGHEDYKEICEDARLEDRAHWELIVPRIYELGGSLPNDLKAFHDQAGCVAARLPDPPTVVNILTLLLESERCAIRSWSAVCDMTFGKDPRTYDLASRILNEEIEHEAWFIELLAHERDGKSVPSGHFRRGEPGEAPYSKNRRFYNP